The Halanaerobiaceae bacterium ANBcell28 genome window below encodes:
- a CDS encoding chemotaxis protein CheX, translated as MKAEYINPIVQAVMSVGNSFFSNELKKGNLFVPEKLKEFDSLLISVGITGDLNGQCILSFQDDIIKQIAGAMMGMEINEIDEMSKSAVSEFCNMIMGNAATFYSEVNNNINISTPISISGKMSVSSDNVLLGLPIWISSNKKFEVYLSAKKSS; from the coding sequence TTGAAAGCAGAATATATTAATCCAATAGTTCAAGCAGTAATGTCAGTAGGTAATAGTTTTTTCTCCAATGAATTGAAAAAGGGTAATCTTTTTGTCCCAGAAAAATTAAAGGAATTTGATAGTTTGCTTATTAGTGTAGGTATAACCGGTGATTTAAATGGTCAATGCATTCTTTCATTTCAGGATGATATTATCAAACAAATTGCAGGTGCAATGATGGGCATGGAAATAAATGAAATTGATGAAATGTCAAAGAGTGCAGTATCTGAATTTTGTAATATGATTATGGGTAATGCTGCTACATTTTATAGCGAAGTCAATAACAATATTAATATCAGCACACCAATTTCTATAAGTGGTAAAATGAGTGTGAGTAGTGATAATGTCCTTTTAGGTTTGCCTATCTGGATTAGCTCTAATAAAAAATTTGAAGTATATCTTTCTGCAAAGAAAAGCAGCTAA
- a CDS encoding cation diffusion facilitator family transporter, with translation MLTEKERYNSSKKVSFISLLINIFLAFIKILVGFTFASKALIADGLHSASDIASTLVILISIKFSHSPADKKHPYGHGKAEAIGTTILGLLLFFTGLAIIRDTAISLYSGEISVPGRAAIWIALISILAKEGLYRYTVRIGKKIKSKGLIADAHHHRSDAFSSIAALIGVTGARLGVPILDPLAALIVAIFIAKIGVKVIIEAVNELMDGVVDESKIDDYKKIVRAVHGVKDVGDIKLRLYGHKILVDLTLAVDQNLTVAKGHQVAAKVSTELKEQDASIKDVLIHVDPWESKEL, from the coding sequence GTGCTTACAGAAAAAGAAAGATATAATTCTAGTAAAAAAGTAAGTTTCATAAGTCTTTTAATTAATATTTTCTTGGCCTTTATAAAGATATTAGTAGGTTTTACTTTTGCTAGTAAAGCTTTAATTGCAGATGGCTTACATTCTGCATCTGATATAGCATCTACTCTTGTAATTCTTATTAGTATTAAATTTTCTCATTCACCTGCTGATAAGAAACATCCCTATGGTCATGGTAAGGCAGAAGCTATAGGAACTACTATATTAGGTTTGTTGTTGTTTTTCACAGGGCTGGCTATTATAAGAGATACAGCTATTAGTCTCTATAGCGGAGAAATTTCTGTTCCTGGTAGGGCAGCAATCTGGATCGCTCTGATATCTATTCTAGCAAAAGAAGGACTATATCGCTATACAGTCAGAATTGGTAAAAAGATCAAAAGCAAAGGTCTTATTGCAGATGCTCATCACCATCGTTCTGACGCCTTTTCTTCTATTGCTGCTTTAATAGGTGTAACAGGTGCTCGACTTGGTGTCCCTATTCTTGATCCTTTAGCAGCTTTAATTGTTGCTATCTTCATCGCTAAGATAGGTGTTAAAGTAATAATAGAAGCAGTTAATGAATTAATGGATGGAGTTGTAGATGAAAGTAAAATAGATGATTATAAGAAAATAGTCCGTGCAGTGCACGGAGTTAAAGATGTAGGAGATATTAAATTAAGGCTATATGGTCACAAGATTTTAGTTGACCTGACATTAGCAGTAGATCAAAATCTTACTGTTGCTAAAGGTCATCAAGTGGCAGCTAAAGTAAGCACTGAATTGAAAGAACAAGATGCAAGTATTAAAGACGTATTAATTCATGTAGATCCCTGGGAAAGCAAAGAATTATAA
- a CDS encoding MarR family transcriptional regulator: protein MDTCKSLVKVVEKLSTMMGEFEDKALNSDELSDLSMKQLHYLDVIKKLSGPAFTDLAREMSVSKPTVTLAVNKLIKQGYVKKEQSAKDRRVYHLLLTDKGKKLVKIHDKAHKDFASLISSKVNKRELEQLVEILHKVVD from the coding sequence ATGGATACTTGTAAATCCTTAGTTAAAGTTGTGGAGAAATTATCTACAATGATGGGAGAGTTTGAAGACAAAGCTTTAAATAGCGATGAATTGTCAGACCTTAGTATGAAGCAACTTCACTATCTTGATGTGATAAAAAAACTTTCAGGACCTGCTTTTACAGATCTAGCAAGAGAAATGAGTGTCAGTAAACCTACTGTAACTTTAGCAGTTAACAAACTTATCAAGCAGGGTTATGTAAAAAAAGAACAATCAGCAAAAGACCGCAGAGTATATCATCTCCTCTTAACTGATAAGGGAAAGAAATTAGTAAAAATTCATGATAAAGCTCACAAAGATTTTGCTAGCCTCATTTCTAGTAAAGTAAATAAAAGAGAACTTGAACAATTAGTAGAGATACTACATAAAGTTGTTGATTAA
- a CDS encoding MFS transporter gives MIKIKFKTFYLFYYMYIAAITYLNLYLNQIGISNTQLGSMISISRGLAIFILPLWGILADYFGANKKVLLITLIGTLIFIISFLSTEIFILVFIIYVCYNLFQTPIMSLSDALLLGHLKEKSALYGRYRVWGSIGYMLGVTPFGFIIENTQTRILFFLAAIVLLLTFISATKLPEANRSLKVSSLADFKILLKNKELLFFLVFVFLIEAPLAANFIFFPIFFAEQGGGETLLGLAMFLAAASELIVFQKSDVFFDKFKLKTILLISSLAFTLRWLLIAAFPVPSILMLSQLLHSLTFALFHVTAVNFISRIAGEEFRATGQNLYASTLSIATVVSSVLGGMIYDQLGGASMYFIGSILSLITGLAYYYKLNKDQKEISQGVNV, from the coding sequence ATGATCAAGATTAAATTTAAGACTTTTTACTTATTCTATTATATGTATATTGCAGCGATTACTTATCTAAATTTATATTTAAACCAGATAGGTATATCTAATACTCAATTAGGTTCAATGATTTCTATTTCCAGAGGCCTAGCTATCTTTATTCTACCTCTTTGGGGAATTCTTGCTGATTACTTTGGTGCTAACAAAAAGGTATTATTAATTACTCTTATCGGTACTCTTATTTTTATTATTTCCTTTTTATCTACAGAAATATTTATTCTGGTATTTATTATTTATGTCTGTTACAATTTATTTCAAACACCTATTATGTCTCTATCTGATGCCCTTTTACTTGGGCATCTAAAAGAAAAATCAGCTCTTTACGGTCGCTATAGAGTCTGGGGTTCTATTGGGTATATGTTAGGGGTAACCCCTTTTGGCTTTATTATAGAGAATACTCAAACACGAATTCTATTTTTCCTGGCAGCTATTGTACTTCTACTAACATTTATATCTGCGACAAAATTACCAGAAGCCAATAGGAGTCTTAAAGTAAGTAGTTTAGCTGACTTCAAAATACTTTTAAAAAATAAAGAACTACTTTTCTTTCTTGTTTTTGTTTTCTTAATTGAAGCACCATTAGCAGCAAACTTTATCTTCTTTCCAATCTTCTTTGCAGAACAAGGTGGTGGAGAAACATTATTAGGTCTAGCTATGTTTTTAGCTGCAGCTAGTGAATTAATCGTTTTCCAGAAATCAGATGTCTTTTTTGATAAATTCAAATTGAAAACAATTTTATTAATATCATCTTTAGCATTTACATTACGCTGGCTTTTAATTGCAGCCTTCCCAGTACCAAGTATCTTGATGTTGTCACAATTACTACACAGCCTTACATTTGCTTTATTCCATGTAACTGCAGTTAATTTCATTTCCAGAATTGCAGGAGAGGAATTTAGGGCAACAGGACAAAATCTATATGCCTCAACCCTAAGTATTGCAACAGTTGTCAGTAGTGTTCTTGGAGGGATGATATATGATCAACTAGGTGGTGCCAGTATGTATTTTATCGGAAGTATATTATCTTTAATAACTGGCTTAGCTTATTATTATAAATTAAATAAAGATCAGAAAGAAATATCCCAGGGTGTAAACGTTTAA
- a CDS encoding polymer-forming cytoskeletal protein — MKKENKIFNTLLLCLILTLLLFVFTSTVALASAIVVQGDFDLEASFFPISDNWDVELTLGLPYIDSSLPKESFQMPSFPEFRSLPSNLRNRGNARIENWSTPVVIGENIRYNKLTIKTELIIDTRFGNRFIRVRELNMGSNGKITIRGNGKVYLFVESDINLEGSSSINSSGNGDELDLYHSGNRVRLHGGVENNNYKFSGNLYTSGREVLIDGGARINGNIYAERGDINIRNGFITCQQIYTKTGNLEITNGANVRSTIISGGNKIRITGGSRFDGLSGGIQAPSANIRIDQGVTIQGKIIANPDKVKIEHINYGESNYSIEEAKISDFSNISSDSLNTITVHSSDNSPNFYLYFWENNRWVRIYSARRSWDRVTFERPITTDRILIRNPAKHPITVIEIE, encoded by the coding sequence ATGAAAAAAGAGAATAAGATTTTTAATACTTTACTTTTATGTTTGATTTTAACCTTGCTGCTATTTGTTTTTACTTCAACAGTAGCTTTGGCATCAGCAATAGTAGTGCAAGGTGATTTTGACTTAGAGGCAAGCTTTTTCCCAATAAGTGATAATTGGGATGTAGAATTAACTTTAGGATTACCTTATATAGATAGTTCTTTACCTAAAGAAAGTTTTCAAATGCCAAGCTTTCCTGAATTTAGATCCTTGCCATCAAATTTGAGGAATAGAGGTAATGCCAGAATTGAGAACTGGTCAACTCCTGTGGTAATAGGTGAAAATATTAGATATAACAAGTTAACTATTAAAACAGAATTAATAATAGATACTCGTTTTGGAAACAGGTTTATTAGAGTAAGAGAATTAAACATGGGATCAAATGGGAAGATAACAATAAGAGGTAATGGAAAAGTATACTTATTTGTAGAAAGTGATATAAACCTTGAAGGAAGTAGTAGTATAAATTCAAGTGGAAACGGTGACGAATTGGACTTATACCATAGTGGCAATCGAGTAAGATTGCATGGCGGTGTAGAAAATAATAATTATAAATTCTCAGGCAATCTATATACAAGTGGTCGCGAGGTACTTATTGATGGAGGTGCCAGAATCAATGGCAATATATATGCTGAAAGAGGAGATATCAATATAAGAAATGGTTTTATTACTTGTCAGCAAATTTACACAAAGACCGGAAATCTAGAAATAACAAACGGTGCTAATGTTAGATCTACAATTATTAGTGGTGGAAATAAGATAAGAATTACTGGTGGTAGCCGTTTTGATGGCTTATCAGGTGGAATTCAAGCACCATCAGCAAATATTAGGATTGATCAAGGTGTAACTATTCAGGGAAAAATTATTGCAAACCCAGATAAGGTTAAAATTGAACATATTAATTATGGAGAATCAAATTATAGTATTGAAGAAGCAAAAATTAGTGATTTTTCTAATATTTCATCTGACTCATTAAATACAATAACAGTTCATTCTAGTGATAATAGTCCTAATTTTTATTTGTATTTTTGGGAAAATAATAGATGGGTTAGAATTTATTCTGCAAGAAGAAGCTGGGATAGAGTTACCTTTGAAAGGCCTATAACTACAGATAGGATATTAATAAGGAATCCAGCTAAACATCCTATAACTGTAATAGAGATAGAATAA
- a CDS encoding DUF4430 domain-containing protein → MKKKILTIAVVLILAVTLFYSYNKFLAPTGVEGMKEVNIEVLIESQEIAEEFSYHTDHQFLYELLKENEDEMGIIFEESAFGVMLIGVMNYEAVADRQEFFHIEVNGESAQYGVEELVLNDEDQIKIELATW, encoded by the coding sequence ATGAAAAAGAAAATATTGACTATTGCTGTTGTTCTTATCTTGGCAGTAACGCTTTTTTACAGCTATAATAAATTTTTAGCTCCTACAGGCGTTGAGGGTATGAAGGAAGTGAATATTGAAGTACTTATAGAAAGTCAAGAAATTGCTGAAGAATTTAGCTATCATACAGATCATCAATTTCTATATGAATTATTAAAGGAAAATGAAGATGAAATGGGTATTATTTTTGAAGAATCTGCTTTTGGAGTAATGCTTATAGGTGTCATGAATTATGAAGCTGTAGCTGATAGACAGGAATTTTTTCATATTGAAGTCAATGGCGAGAGTGCTCAATATGGGGTAGAAGAACTTGTCTTAAATGATGAAGATCAAATAAAAATAGAACTAGCAACGTGGTAA
- a CDS encoding electron transfer flavoprotein subunit beta/FixA family protein: MHIIVLVKQVPEMEKVKFDTEKGVINRKSAGVEINPFDLNALETAVKIKEEIGAKVTALTMGPKRAEDVLREAVSRGADEGILLSDKKFAGSDTVATSTILAAAIKKIEDYDLVIAGEMTVDGDTAQVGPQTAEFLLVPHVSYVSELCEINEDELEIACNVWNATYKKKVSFPALITVTKDINTPRLPSFKDKMRSRKAEIEEWDYDKLKEELDSDLIGIKGSPTRVKKIVVPKSNIREGKAWRDEQISQGLQEIVSMCKEKRIIGGGEDG, from the coding sequence TTGCATATTATTGTACTTGTAAAACAGGTTCCGGAGATGGAAAAGGTAAAGTTTGATACTGAAAAAGGTGTTATAAATAGAAAATCTGCCGGGGTAGAAATAAACCCCTTTGACCTTAATGCTTTAGAAACTGCGGTGAAGATTAAGGAAGAAATCGGGGCTAAAGTAACAGCCTTAACCATGGGTCCTAAAAGGGCAGAAGATGTACTTAGAGAGGCTGTTTCAAGAGGTGCAGATGAAGGGATTTTGCTTAGTGATAAGAAGTTTGCTGGTTCTGATACAGTAGCTACTTCTACAATTCTTGCAGCAGCTATTAAAAAGATCGAGGATTATGATTTGGTGATTGCAGGTGAAATGACTGTTGACGGTGATACAGCACAGGTTGGTCCACAAACAGCAGAGTTTCTCTTAGTACCACATGTATCTTATGTGAGCGAACTTTGTGAGATAAATGAAGATGAATTGGAAATAGCCTGTAATGTATGGAATGCTACTTATAAAAAGAAAGTATCCTTCCCAGCTTTAATTACCGTAACTAAAGATATAAATACACCTCGTTTACCATCTTTTAAAGATAAAATGCGTTCCAGAAAAGCTGAGATTGAAGAATGGGATTATGATAAACTTAAAGAAGAATTGGATAGTGATTTAATTGGAATAAAGGGTTCTCCTACTCGAGTAAAGAAAATAGTAGTTCCTAAATCTAATATTCGTGAAGGGAAAGCATGGCGTGATGAGCAAATTTCTCAGGGATTACAGGAGATAGTAAGTATGTGTAAGGAAAAGCGTATTATTGGAGGTGGAGAAGATGGCTAA
- a CDS encoding electron transfer flavoprotein subunit alpha/FixB family protein, protein MAKADYNGVLIFAEQIDGIIQPISYELLNKARELADQLQTTVSAALLGPAEIKAEELIYHGADRVYYLINDIFKEPLEFQYQENLLNLIDDIKPEIILFGASSFGRSLAPRISAALKTGLTADCTGLEIDENGKLVQIRPAFSENILAHISTKTLPQIATIRYKEFPEGRRDESREGEIIEKEAVVLEEKGVQLLEKLTENKVNISDAEVIVAGGRGLKSAEDFKLLQKLADLFAGTIAASRDLVDEGFVSREYQVGYSGSRVKPKIYFACGISGAPQHIAGMKDSDIIVAINNNPSAPIFNIADYAIIGDLYKVIPELCEKISNASKEGS, encoded by the coding sequence ATGGCTAAAGCTGATTATAATGGGGTATTGATATTTGCTGAACAAATAGATGGTATAATTCAGCCAATAAGCTATGAACTTCTGAATAAAGCACGTGAACTTGCTGATCAACTGCAGACTACAGTATCAGCAGCCCTTTTAGGTCCAGCTGAGATTAAAGCAGAAGAGTTGATTTATCATGGTGCTGATCGGGTATATTATCTAATAAATGATATTTTTAAAGAGCCATTAGAATTTCAATACCAGGAAAATTTATTAAACTTAATAGATGATATAAAGCCGGAAATAATATTATTTGGAGCAAGTAGCTTTGGCCGTTCTTTGGCACCGAGAATTTCAGCAGCTCTTAAGACTGGTTTGACAGCTGATTGTACAGGTCTTGAGATAGATGAAAACGGAAAATTAGTTCAAATACGACCTGCTTTTAGTGAAAATATTCTCGCTCATATTAGTACAAAAACCCTTCCCCAAATTGCTACTATCAGGTACAAAGAATTCCCTGAAGGCAGAAGAGACGAATCTAGAGAAGGTGAAATAATTGAAAAAGAGGCTGTAGTTTTGGAGGAAAAGGGAGTCCAGCTTTTAGAAAAACTTACAGAGAATAAGGTGAATATAAGTGATGCTGAAGTAATTGTAGCTGGTGGCCGAGGCTTAAAAAGTGCAGAAGATTTTAAGCTCTTGCAGAAACTAGCGGATTTATTTGCTGGTACAATTGCAGCTTCCAGGGATTTAGTTGATGAAGGTTTTGTTTCAAGAGAATATCAGGTTGGATATAGTGGAAGTAGGGTAAAGCCTAAAATATACTTTGCTTGTGGCATTTCAGGCGCTCCACAACATATAGCTGGGATGAAAGATTCAGACATAATAGTTGCTATTAATAATAATCCTTCAGCTCCAATTTTTAATATTGCTGATTATGCTATAATAGGAGATTTATATAAGGTAATACCGGAATTGTGTGAAAAAATAAGTAATGCGAGCAAGGAGGGTTCCTAA
- a CDS encoding FAD-binding oxidoreductase, which translates to MRQEIIDKLIKITDQDWVDIDSERVMTYSKDSTSNAYGMVAPEPVEGSVIVKPANAEEVSAILKVANEEAIPVVARGGATAISANGIVTEAAIILSLERMNKILEIDEENLMIKCEAAVTLGDLIETLKENDNLYFPLHPGDEGAHVAGMVSMNAGGVRAVRHGIMRNQVQGMEVVLPTGEIVMLGGKEGKLIKNNAGYDLMQLLIGSEGTLGIITKVVLKLYPEPKASGTLIVSYDDRHDAFKTVAKILQAGIIPMAIEYVEKREIELAAEGIAKEWPAKNGKYFLMIILSEDSEDDLFEKGGVIDEICTEYNAQDILIAQTLAEQKDILDIRSHILPAIKDGLVDSPDVTVPRGSLVDYLEILERLEDKYDTKIPVIAHAGDGNLHTVLMKDNGEIPSYNNELKKEIYTKAIEIGGTITGEHGVGALRVDYLPLMYSDRELDIMWQIKKAFDPNNILNPGKSVLKR; encoded by the coding sequence ATGAGACAGGAAATTATTGATAAGTTAATAAAAATTACAGATCAAGATTGGGTTGATATAGATAGTGAAAGGGTAATGACATATAGTAAAGATAGTACAAGTAACGCTTATGGCATGGTAGCTCCTGAACCTGTGGAAGGTAGTGTGATAGTAAAACCTGCTAATGCTGAAGAAGTATCAGCTATTTTAAAAGTAGCCAATGAAGAAGCTATTCCTGTAGTAGCTAGGGGTGGAGCTACAGCTATTTCTGCTAATGGGATTGTTACTGAAGCAGCGATTATACTATCTTTAGAGAGAATGAATAAGATTTTGGAAATAGATGAAGAAAATCTAATGATAAAATGTGAAGCAGCAGTGACTCTAGGTGATCTAATAGAAACATTAAAAGAGAATGATAATTTATATTTCCCACTACATCCTGGTGATGAAGGTGCCCATGTTGCTGGTATGGTTAGTATGAATGCGGGTGGAGTTAGGGCTGTGCGTCATGGGATCATGCGTAATCAAGTACAGGGTATGGAGGTAGTACTTCCAACAGGTGAAATAGTAATGCTAGGTGGAAAAGAAGGTAAGTTGATTAAGAATAATGCTGGTTATGATTTGATGCAACTTTTAATTGGAAGTGAAGGTACTTTAGGTATAATTACAAAGGTAGTATTGAAACTTTATCCTGAACCTAAGGCTAGTGGAACATTGATTGTTTCTTATGATGATAGACATGATGCTTTTAAAACTGTAGCAAAAATATTACAGGCTGGCATTATTCCGATGGCCATTGAATATGTGGAAAAGCGAGAAATTGAGTTGGCAGCGGAAGGTATAGCTAAAGAATGGCCTGCGAAAAACGGCAAGTATTTTTTAATGATTATCTTATCTGAGGATAGTGAAGATGATCTATTTGAAAAAGGTGGAGTAATTGATGAAATTTGTACAGAATACAATGCTCAAGATATATTGATTGCTCAGACTCTTGCTGAGCAAAAGGATATTCTCGATATAAGAAGTCATATCTTACCAGCTATTAAGGATGGTCTGGTTGATAGCCCTGATGTTACAGTTCCTAGAGGAAGTCTTGTTGATTATCTAGAAATACTGGAAAGATTAGAGGATAAGTATGATACTAAAATACCTGTAATTGCTCATGCAGGAGATGGAAATCTTCATACAGTATTGATGAAAGATAATGGTGAAATACCATCTTATAATAATGAATTAAAAAAAGAGATATATACAAAGGCCATAGAGATTGGCGGCACCATAACAGGTGAGCATGGTGTTGGGGCTTTAAGAGTGGATTATTTACCATTAATGTATTCTGATAGAGAACTAGATATTATGTGGCAGATCAAAAAGGCTTTTGATCCTAATAATATTTTGAACCCGGGTAAGTCTGTTTTGAAAAGATAA
- a CDS encoding cohesin domain-containing protein, with amino-acid sequence MFKKEKTYLFIIMLVLMMIFVLPGCESDKNGYTDTDTSAYTLTIEESDGGVTKPPAGTYEDREGLVELEAIADSGYAFRQWLGDGVKEARNKNTEILMDRDRVVSAEFIDDGFTIDVEKVSAKPGDTVTVAVRLLNVPDEGINSADFRVGYDSSVVEAVSVSAGGIVPRSDQYFRHYINTDREFVAYLFVDEEHERQNQIYDDGVFTYIEFRVLDNAMEGLSEISIVHIGAIADFYSNVFDADTIAGGINILEN; translated from the coding sequence ATGTTTAAAAAAGAAAAAACTTATTTATTTATCATAATGCTTGTACTTATGATGATTTTTGTATTGCCTGGCTGTGAAAGTGATAAAAATGGCTATACTGATACTGATACAAGTGCTTATACTTTAACTATTGAAGAAAGTGATGGTGGGGTTACAAAACCCCCAGCAGGTACTTATGAAGATAGGGAAGGCCTTGTAGAACTAGAAGCAATTGCAGATTCTGGCTATGCTTTTAGACAGTGGCTTGGCGATGGAGTTAAGGAAGCAAGAAATAAGAATACAGAGATTCTTATGGATAGAGATCGTGTTGTAAGCGCAGAGTTTATAGATGATGGTTTTACTATTGATGTTGAGAAGGTGTCAGCTAAACCTGGAGATACAGTTACAGTAGCTGTTAGGCTATTAAATGTACCTGATGAAGGTATCAATAGTGCAGATTTTAGAGTAGGTTATGATAGTTCAGTAGTAGAAGCGGTAAGTGTAAGTGCTGGTGGAATAGTACCACGTTCAGATCAATATTTTAGACATTACATAAATACAGATAGAGAATTTGTAGCCTACTTATTCGTAGATGAAGAACATGAACGTCAAAATCAAATCTATGATGATGGCGTATTTACTTACATCGAGTTTAGAGTCTTAGATAATGCTATGGAAGGTTTATCAGAAATATCAATAGTTCATATTGGAGCAATAGCAGATTTTTACTCGAATGTCTTTGATGCTGACACAATAGCCGGTGGGATAAATATATTAGAAAATTAA
- a CDS encoding LysM peptidoglycan-binding domain-containing protein, whose amino-acid sequence MKKIALISMLTLFIFSQSLMAMQVHRVIEGETLYSIARDHGVLVNELLHTNRYMQSENVFPEQVLIIPSETVYYVRPGDDLFQISEKVGLSIEDLLILNEISNPDRIYPGQILKIIEDNFVLNTTVTHYKVQPGDTLYSISMRLGASINTLIHLNSVEDVKNLEVGQVLIVPEYTFTEMRELYPEHFFIKGRTNSRKVALTFDDGPDEIYTPGVLDVLEEFDVPGTFFYMGRRAEMLPEVVERTVEENHIIANHSWSHPALSNISDLRIYDEVMDTENILAEITGLRTALIRPPYGMVSQRVLEQLKEMDYRTINWDVDSIDWRDRNVDQILINTIPDIREDSIILFHTAGGVNQSLSATVEVLPELIHTLQVHGFEFVTVDEILDIPAYK is encoded by the coding sequence ATGAAAAAAATAGCTTTAATATCAATGCTGACGCTTTTTATATTTTCACAATCTCTCATGGCTATGCAGGTACATCGAGTTATAGAAGGAGAAACCCTCTACTCAATAGCAAGAGATCATGGAGTATTGGTAAACGAGTTACTTCATACAAATAGGTACATGCAATCCGAAAATGTTTTCCCAGAACAAGTATTAATAATTCCATCTGAAACTGTTTACTATGTTCGTCCCGGTGATGACCTATTTCAGATTTCAGAAAAAGTAGGTTTATCTATAGAAGATTTATTAATTTTAAATGAAATATCTAATCCTGACCGTATATATCCAGGACAGATACTAAAGATAATTGAAGATAATTTTGTCCTTAATACAACAGTCACCCATTATAAGGTACAGCCTGGTGATACACTTTATAGTATTTCCATGAGATTAGGTGCTTCAATAAATACTCTTATTCACTTGAATTCAGTTGAAGATGTTAAAAATCTTGAAGTCGGACAAGTCTTAATAGTTCCAGAATATACTTTTACAGAAATGAGAGAATTATATCCAGAACACTTTTTTATAAAAGGTAGAACTAATAGCCGTAAAGTTGCACTTACCTTTGATGATGGACCAGATGAAATCTATACTCCTGGAGTATTGGATGTACTAGAAGAATTCGATGTTCCTGGCACCTTCTTTTATATGGGACGTAGGGCTGAGATGCTTCCAGAAGTAGTAGAACGCACTGTAGAAGAAAATCATATAATAGCAAATCATAGCTGGTCACACCCTGCTCTCAGCAATATTTCAGACTTAAGAATCTATGATGAAGTAATGGATACAGAGAATATACTGGCAGAAATAACAGGATTGCGCACAGCATTAATAAGACCACCTTATGGTATGGTTTCCCAAAGGGTTCTAGAACAACTAAAAGAAATGGACTATCGTACAATAAATTGGGATGTTGACTCTATTGACTGGAGAGATAGAAATGTTGATCAGATTTTAATCAATACCATTCCAGATATAAGGGAAGATTCTATTATACTTTTTCACACAGCAGGTGGTGTAAATCAAAGCCTCTCAGCAACAGTTGAAGTTTTACCTGAATTGATTCATACACTTCAGGTTCATGGTTTTGAATTTGTAACTGTTGATGAGATATTAGATATACCTGCTTATAAATAG